The Brevibacterium atlanticum genome segment CATCGTCCTCGGCGGCTTTCGAATCGCTCTTTTGGTGGATGTCGACCGTCAGGAAGTTTCCGTCTCTCAGGCCGATCTGTTTCTGAATCATCTGTTCCATAAAGCTATTATGTAGCAGATGATCTAGAATGCAAGGATGAGTTCCCGAGGGCGCCCGCCGAGCTATGACCGCGAAGTCGCCATCCGCGAAGCGGCCAGACTCTTCTGGCGTCGCGGTTACAACGGCACCTCGACGCGGGAGCTGACGTCCGCACTCGGTATGTCGACATCGAGTCTGTACTCGGCTTTCGGCAGCAAAGCCGAGCTGTTCGCCACCGCTGTGAGGACCTATGCCGATCGGTACTCGCGAATCTACGAGTCCGCTTTGGCGGAGCCGTTGATCCCTGATGTGGTGACCAGCCTGCTCCGCGGATCGATCATGGAATTCACCCCGGATCCGAGTGTTCATCCCGGGTGTATGGTGACGAGCGCGATCATGATCGATTCGCCAGAGACTCTCGACGCTCGCCGCCTCATCGAGGAATCGAGCGCGGCGAACGCGGCAGCGCTGCAAGAGCGATTCGTGCGGGCGATCAACGAAGGCGAGCTGACCGGTAGCACCTCGGCGAAGCACCTCGCCGACTATGTGCAGACTCTGTGGCAGGGACTCTCGGCGCAGTCGAACCGAGGAGTGACGAGAGGACAGCTGTTGACCATCGCCGAGGTGGGGGCTCGGGTCGTATGGGGCGAGCTCTCGGGCGGCGCTGACAGAGCGGCGGGGCCGCCGCGGCACACGTGAGTCCTCCCGCCAGCGCGCTCTCACTCACCGTATTACAGGAGCGAACGACATCACGGGCGGCGACGAGGTTGGCCAGCGGGGCGCGGACCTCCGAGCAGCCGCGGGTCTTGAGTCCGCAGTCGGGGTTTACCCACAGCCGGTCGGC includes the following:
- a CDS encoding TetR/AcrR family transcriptional regulator, translating into MSSRGRPPSYDREVAIREAARLFWRRGYNGTSTRELTSALGMSTSSLYSAFGSKAELFATAVRTYADRYSRIYESALAEPLIPDVVTSLLRGSIMEFTPDPSVHPGCMVTSAIMIDSPETLDARRLIEESSAANAAALQERFVRAINEGELTGSTSAKHLADYVQTLWQGLSAQSNRGVTRGQLLTIAEVGARVVWGELSGGADRAAGPPRHT